Proteins encoded by one window of Anopheles maculipalpis chromosome 2RL, idAnoMacuDA_375_x, whole genome shotgun sequence:
- the LOC126567550 gene encoding histidine-rich glycoprotein-like: protein LEAPPPPPRRGGPPAGNGGISVGGQQTTATSFLQLSQDHLTAAGQQQHQQQTAIQPGMKLFPNYTPPIPPHHHNGNNGMADGNGPANHHYHQITYQTQTLAPLRLNQEHFLPHGASKTNTVSASAVNQPRSLHSKYQTHHHHLHHHHQQHSPGAGYSIQPVGGNVSPGPHSYSPDAQLHHHHHHHHHQQQPPPHHHLPHRDDMSDREDDDDDTLDVNDGEECGSGQSEATSPPQSPLSPVPPELPIRNGLLVAANTLNHINNNSSSSSCNGPIMMVGTDRIRTPPSPPVTPPPSTIGPTAMGNGRKTLSVARHYH from the coding sequence CTAGAGGCTCCCCCTCCGCCACCGCGGAGGGGAGGTCCACCAGCAGGTAATGGTGGCATCAGTGTTGGCGGTCAGCAGACGACCGCCACCAGCTTCCTTCAGCTCAGCCAGGATCATCTTACCGCCGCCGgtcagcaacaacaccaacagcaaACGGCCATCCAGCCGGGCATGAAGCTGTTCCCCAACTACACACCACCGATACCACCGCACCACCACAACGGCAACAACGGCATGGCGGACGGTAACGGTCCGGCCAACCATCACTACCACCAGATAACCTACCAGACGCAAACACTCGCCCCGTTGCGGCTCAATCAGGAGCACTTCCTGCCGCACGGTGCCAGCAAAACGAACACGGTCAGTGCGTCCGCAGTCAATCAGCCGCGGTCGCTGCACTCCAAATATCAaacccaccatcaccatctgcatcaccaccatcagcagcacagtCCGGGCGCAGGCTATTCGATACAACCGGTCGGTGGGAACGTATCACCCGGTCCGCACAGCTACTCACCCGACGCAcagctgcatcatcatcatcatcaccatcatcaccagcagcaaccgccGCCACATCATCATCTCCCGCATCGCGACGATATGTCCGATCGGgaggacgacgatgatgacacGCTGGACGTGAACGATGGTGAGGAGTGTGGTAGCGGTCAGAGTGAAGCCACCTCACCGCCACAAAGTCCCCTATCGCCCGTCCCACCAGAGCTGCCCATCCGGAACGGGCTGCTGGTGGCAGCAAACACGCTGAaccacatcaacaacaacagcagcagcagcagttgcaaCGGCCCAATCATGATGGTAGGTACAGATCGTATCAGGACACCGCCATCACCACCCGtcacaccaccaccgtccACTATCGGTCCCACAGCGATGGGTAACGGTCGCAAAACCCTTTCGGTGGCACGACACTATCACTAG
- the LOC126568070 gene encoding leucine-rich repeats and immunoglobulin-like domains protein 1, translating into MVREEHVISRKTSRGHPQRTMLTLSIGVAMGMVMAAAVVVFPAEAAGLTNCPPGCQCDDDNLVVTCGEGQLDVLPIVLNPSIQRLVIKNNKIKTIDSSMQFYADLTFLDLSYNHLFNMPPRTFAYQRKLTELHLNHNKVGSITNKTFVGLIALTVLNLRGNFLDELPEGVFSGVPKLEELNLGQNRIAKIDPKAFVGLTNLRVLYLDDNTISSVPSPALSPLRSLGELYIGLNSFASIPKEAFGMLTGLSRLDLDGAALLNVTRDSFRGLERLRALDLSDNRLSRIPTAELAVLERLEELALGQNDFESIPANAFAGLSNLRLLDISGSLKLTRVESGAFAQNTNLEEIVIASNKALTDIQEGALSGLPHLRRIVLKDNALSTLTDGMLSWNELVELDLSENPLLCDCQILWLRNLLVSRSNVTAAGHTPTQQIPVVCAAPDRLRDQVLQSLSPELLGCTHSDRQQQAIICVVLVSAAAILTALALVIYKCRRRIQEVVKGSWGSNGIGRKEREYQKTFSEEDYSARHPHPGPPGGGLAIHPTTLNNYQINNHHHHSHGIRHIPVTEL; encoded by the coding sequence ATGGTGCGAGAAGAACACGTGATTAGTAGAAAAACATCCCGAGGCCATCCCCAAAGAACGATGCTAACCCTCTCGATAGGCGTCGCCATGGGGATGGTGATGGCAGCGGCAGTTGTCGTATTTCCCGCTGAAGCTGCCGGACTCACCAACTGTCCACCCGGGTGCCAATGTGATGACGACAACCTGGTGGTGACGTGCGGTGAGGGTCAGCTGGATGTACTGCCGATCGTACTGAATCCCTCCATCCAACGACTAGTCATCAAGAACAACAAGATCAAAACGATCGATTCGTCGATGCAGTTCTACGCTGATCTTACCTTCCTAGATCTTAGCTACAACCATCTGTTCAATATGCCACCGCGAACCTTCGCTTACCAGCGTAAGCTTACCGAGCTGCACCTAAACCACAACAAGGTGGGCTCGATCACCAACAAAACGTTTGTCGGCCTGATAGCCCTCACGGTGCTTAATTTGCGTGGAAACTTCCTCGACGAGCTACCGGAAGGTGTGTTTTCGGGAGTTCCAAAGCTCGAAGAGCTAAATCTTGGTCAGAACCGAATCGCCAAGATCGACCCGAAAGCTTTCGTTGGGTTAACAAACTTGCGCGTCCTGTATCTTGATGATAACACAATCAGCAGTGTGCCATCGCCCGCGTTAAGCCCCCTGCGTTCCCTCGGTGAGCTGTATATAGGACTCAACTCGTTTGCTTCCATCCCGAAGGAAGCGTTTGGCATGCTAACGGGTCTTAGTCGACTCGATCTTGACGGTGCTGCGCTGTTGAACGTTACACGGGACAGTTTTCGAGGTTTGGAGCGTTTGCGGGCGCTCGATCTGTCCGACAATCGATTGAGTCGCATCCCGACGGCCGAGTTGGCAGTTCTTGAGCGGCTAGAGGAACTAGCACTAGGTCAGAATGATTTCGAAAGCATACCGGCCAACGCATTCGCCGGATTAAGCAATCTACGGCTATTGGACATATCAGGATCGCTAAAGCTGACCCGTGTTGAGAGTGGAGCGTTTGCACAGAACACAAACCTTGAGGAGATTGTAATTGCGTCTAATAAGGCTCTAACGGATATCCAGGAAGGTGCGCTGAGCGGGTTGCCACATCTGAGACGCATTGTGCTAAAGGATAATGCTCTATCCACGCTTACCGATGGGATGCTATCATGGAACGAGCTGGTCGAGCTGGATCTATCGGAGAATCCACTGCTTTGTGACTGTCAGATCCTGTGGCTACGGAATCTGCTTGTGAGCAGAAGTAATGTGACAGCGGCCGGTCATACACCAACCCAACAGATTCCGGTTGTCTGTGCTGCTCCGGATCGGTTACGCGACCAAGTTCTACAGAGTCTCTCGCCGGAACTGCTCGGTTGTACCCATTCCGATCGTCAACAGCAAGCCATCATCTGTGTGGTGTTGGTTAGTGCTGCCGCAATACTGACAGCACTCGCACTCGTCATCTACAAGTGTCGCCGACGCATCCAGGAAGTGGTGAAGGGTAGCTGGGGCAGCAACGGCATCGGACGGAAGGAGCGCGAGTATCAGAAGACATTCTCCGAGGAAGACTATTCCGCGCGTCATCCACATCCAGGGCCACCGGGCGGTGGGCTAGCCATTCATCCGACCACGCTGAACAACTATCAAATCaacaaccaccatcaccattcgCACGGCATCCGGCACATCCCGGTCACGGAACTATAG